In the Sarcophilus harrisii chromosome 1, mSarHar1.11, whole genome shotgun sequence genome, one interval contains:
- the LOC100923753 gene encoding methyl-CpG-binding domain protein 2-like, with amino-acid sequence MMGACVSRGSISGQPVRLRACRESVCVRVAAEGGQGAGPASGPLPGVGQHASCGTGVRRGAVVGRWRTPGEEWQQALILPLRRKWRQRRSSSCGGGSGGDGNGGSGGDQGGGCDQRRGKESGTEARKRVKLGLGLPGSAVTGDKLGEGGGEVV; translated from the coding sequence ATGATGGGCGCCTGTGTCTCCCGTGGGTCTATTTCCGGGCAACCCGTGCGCCTCCGCGCGTGCCGTGAGTCTGTGTGTGTCCGTGTCGCGGCGGAGGGTGGGCAGGGGGCTGGCCCGGCGAGCGGGCCCTTACCCGGTGTTGGGCAACATGCTTCCTGTGGGACTGGCGTGCGGCGCGGAGCAGTGGTGGGCCGATGGAGGACTCCTGGAGAAGAGTGGCAGCAGGCGCTGATTCTCCCGCTCAGGCGGAAGTGGCGGCAACGGAGAAGCAGCAGctgcggcggcggcagcggcggcgacGGCaacggcggcagcggcggcgacCAAGGCGGCGGCTGCGACCAGAGAAGGGGCAAGGAGTCGGGCACTGAAGCTCGTAAACGAGTGAAGCTCGGCCTGGGACTCCCGGGGTCAGCAGTGACAGGAGATAAACTTGGGGAGGGTGGAGGTGAGGTTGTGTGA